From the genome of Candidatus Atribacteria bacterium, one region includes:
- the lptC gene encoding LPS export ABC transporter periplasmic protein LptC codes for MFNQKYSWLIVIIILILSLSFYFIFNKGKEQSIGVPKENIEEIEEEDIEINEAPVKIEKGTVVGMKAGKKEWEIDADKISLAEDRKKTIFEKIKKAVIFKDDGSFLNIQLSKCIADMGSKSMELVGDVIIQTEEGDILKGERFYWDSEEKTLASLEPVQLLVKENNISADWLISDVDLNQLELQGNVKVTFKIN; via the coding sequence ATGTTTAATCAAAAATATTCATGGCTCATAGTAATAATAATTTTGATATTATCTCTCTCTTTTTATTTTATTTTTAATAAGGGGAAAGAGCAGAGTATTGGGGTGCCAAAAGAAAATATTGAAGAAATAGAAGAAGAAGATATCGAAATAAACGAGGCCCCGGTGAAAATTGAAAAGGGTACCGTGGTAGGGATGAAGGCCGGGAAAAAAGAATGGGAGATCGACGCTGATAAAATATCGTTAGCCGAAGATAGAAAAAAGACCATCTTTGAGAAGATTAAAAAAGCAGTCATATTTAAAGATGATGGATCTTTTCTAAATATTCAGCTTAGTAAATGCATTGCCGATATGGGAAGTAAAAGTATGGAATTAGTAGGAGATGTTATTATCCAGACCGAAGAAGGTGATATCCTAAAAGGTGAAAGATTTTACTGGGATTCAGAAGAGAAGACCTTAGCCAGCTTAGAACCGGTGCAACTATTGGTAAAAGAAAATAATATTTCCGCTGATTGGCTAATTAGCGATGTTGATCTAAACCAGCTTGAATTACAGGGGAACGTAAAAGTAACTTTTAAAATTAACTAA